The following DNA comes from Actinomycetota bacterium.
CCGCCTTCCGCGTGCTGGGATACGTGTGCCTGGGTTTCGTGCCCGTTATCCTCCCCTTCGCCTTCTTCCACACCGGGGACGTCGTGCCGGGGGCCATGGACGACATGGCGGGGGTGAGCGTCCTCGCCGGGCTGGCGAAATACCTCGGCGAGAGCAGGGAAGGCGGCGGTTTCTATCCCCGCAACACCGAGGTTGTCCTCCTGGCCCTCTCCTGCGAGGAAGCCGGCCTGCGGGGGGCCAGGCGCTACGCCGCGGCGCACCGGCGGGAACTTCTCTCCCTGCCCACCCACGCCGTCTTCCTGGACGGGATATACGACGAACGGTACCTCACCGTCTTCAGACGCGAGCTCTGGTGCGGCGCGAAGATGGACCCCTACCTGGTGGAGCTGGCGCGCGAGGCCGCGGAGGCCAACGGGTACCCCGTGAAGACCATGGTGATGGCGGTGGGGGCCAGCGACGCCAGCGCCTTCGCGCGCGAGGGCATCCCCTCCGTTTCCATCTGTTGCCAGGATGCCGGCCGCCTGGTTCCCCATTACCACACGCGACTGGACACCATAGACAAGGTGAGGCCGCAGTCCCTTGCCGTTTCCCTGCAGGTGGTGCAGGACATGCTGCGCCGCCTGGACGGGAGCTGACCCGGAATCCGCTCAGAAAATCCTCCTGCGCGCTTCCCAGGCGATGTCGCGGAAGGCGTCCGCCCAGAAGCCCGCGGTGTAGAGGTGGCGCGCGGGGAGAGCGCCGCTGAAGACCCGGGCGTAGATGTCCAGGATGTTTATATCGCCGCGCGGCCTCTCCCGCGTGGAGAGCGAGAGGAAGAAATTCGGCTTGGATATCCTTTCCAGCGGCCAGTAAAGCCTCCCCACCAGGTAGAGAGGGAAAAAACTGCCCGACATCAATTCCCTGCCGTAGGAGCGGAAGGAGAAGTCGCCGCTTTCCAGGGCCCGCACGATGCAGCGTGCCGCCGCGGCCGCGGAATCCGCGCAGATGGCCAGGCCTTCCCCGTTGAAGGGGTCCACACCCAGCTGTTCGCCGACGAAAAGCACCCTCTCGGCGGCGGCTGCCTGCAGCGGGGTGTAGGCCCTCTCCGGATAGGCCCGGAAATCCACCCCGCCAGCGAGCGCGCCAGCCAACTCCGGGTGGTTTCTCAGCACGGCGAAGTAAGCCTGCCTCAGCTCGGCGGCCCCGCCCCTGGCGAACCTTCCTCCCGAGATGCCGGTGTTGATCACCGGATTCCCGCACTCATCCAGGGAGGGAAAGAACCAGGCGTAACCAAGGACGCCGTGCAGGGGCGGGCTGAAGTCCAGCACCATCCTTTCCCCCAGGCCCGCGACCTCGGGCGCCACCGGCAGGTCCGCCTGCAGCAGGAGGTACTTCTGCCCGCGGGGCGGCAGGCCGAACCAGGTGCGACTCGGACCGTTCACACCGTCCGCTCCCACCAGGACCTCGCCCCGGCACAGCTCCCCGTCCCGCAGCACAACGGCAACGCCCTTCCTCTCCCGGTAGGCCCCCCGCACGGGAGCATCCGTCCTCACCTCGGCGCCCCTCTCGCCCGCCTCGCGCAGGAGCATGTCATCGAGGAGGCTGCGGCGCGTGATAAAGCACCTGTCGTTCCCGAAAGACGGGTAATACCTCTCGCTCCCGTAGCACACGGTGAATCCGCTCACCAACCTCCTGGGCAGCTTTTCCAGGTCTATCTCCAGTTCCTCCAGGCGGGCGGTCACCCTGCCGCTCACTCCCCCTCCGCAGATCTTCGTGCGGGGAAAGCGCCTGGCCTCCAGTATCACGACGTCGCCCGCGAGTTCCGGGCGCAGTCGCAGCAGCGAAATCGCGATCAGCGATCCCGCTGGCCCGCCTCCCACGACGATCACCTTGTACTTCCGCATCCCGTACCTCGTTCCCAAGCGTGCCTGCCCTTCCTACTCTATTTCTCGCGGCGCGAGTTACACTCCTCTTCCGCTCCACCTATAGAACCGCCGCCCACTTTCTCCGCCTTCTTTACCGCGGGGTGAAGCCCAGGGGGAGGCGGGCTTTTCCCGCATGAGGCATTGCTATCCCTCCAAGCCCCGATACGTCTTTCCTCCTCCGCGCATTATATCTTCCTCTCGCGAGCCCTGCAGCCGGAGGGCATGATGGGCTCCTCACCAAAACCGTTCCCGGGCCGGCCCTGAGGTCCCGCGCTCTCCTTCCCTCATTACATAACTTTTGCCTGATAACTCCATGGCGTTGTTTCACCGGGTCCATTCTTCAAGATCGCGAGCCGGGAAATGTGAACGCATGTATCCCAAGAGCAAGGTCGCCGTCGCTCACTGTTCTTGCGGAACGGGACCGGAGAACCTTCTTGCCCATGGACAATAAATAGCATATGTGTAATAATAGATCGGCGGTACACGAAAGATATGGAGGTGGCGACGTGGAAGGAAGGAAACCCGACCCGCTTGCAGGGCAAGCGGGAGAGGCACATGCGGGGATCGGCCGCTTTCTCGCCGTGATGAGCGGCAAGGGCGGCGTGGGTAAATCCTCGCTGACCGCCATGCTGGCGGCGGGAATGCAGAGGAAGGGGATGGCGGTCGGGGTGCTGGATGCCGACATCACCGGTCCCAGCATCCCCCGCATCATGGGCGTCAGGGGCCGGGTATGGGTCGAGGACGGGAAGATGAAGCCGCCGCTCTCGGCAGGCGGCATTCAGGTGATGTCCGCCAACCTGATACTGGAACGCGAGGACGACGCCCTCATCTGGAGAGGCCCCATGGTCTCCAGCGCCATAAGGCAGTTCTGGGAGGAGACCGCCTGGGGGAACCTCGATTACCTGCTCATCGACCTGCCTCCCGGCACTTCCGACGCGCCGTTGACCATAGTCCAGATGCTCCCGGCGACGGACGTCCTCATCGTCACCTCGCCGCAGGTCCTGGCCTCGATGATCGTGCGCAAGGCGATAAACATGGCCCGCAGGGTGGGAGCCAGGGTCATCGGCGTGGTCGAGAACATGGGCGAAGCCCGCTGCCCGCACTGCGGGGAGACCTTCGAGCTTTTCCGGGGAGATGGCACGGACCAGATGGTGCGGGAAATGGGGCTGCCCCTGCTGGGGAAGATTCCTTACGACCCGCGCATCGGCGAGCTCTGCGACCACGGGGCCGTCGAGATCTACGAATCCGAGGCCGTTAACGCCCTGGTATCGGCGGTCCTGGAAATAAGCGGCGGCTGATACGTACCGAGGGGCCTTGGAGCGCGCCATGGAATGGAGGCACGGGAAAGAAGAGGCGGTGAAGCCGCATCCGGATAGTACTCCAGTCGAGGCGGCGGCGAACCCGCCCGCTTCCCGGTCGGCAGGCCAGCCCTGGTACGAGCTGGCGCGGGAGGCGGCCCAGATCGTGGTGAGCGCCCTGGCGCTCTATGCATCCATCAGGTCTTTCCTGGAAAAGATGCGCAGGCGGCGCCGGGGCGACGTTTGAGGGGAGGTGAGAGGGATGTTCGCAGGCAGGAGAGGTGGAGGCGGCGCAGGGCGCGCCTCCGGAGGCCGCGGCCTCGGGGGAAGCGCGCGTTGCACCTGCCCCCAGTGCGGATACAGCGAACCCCACCAGAGGGGCATACCCTGCGCGAGCAAGAGCTGCCCCAAGTGCGGGACACGCATGGTGGGAGCACGCTGCTGAAGCGAATCGCTCGTCGTTGCGCCGGGAACCGCGGGACCCGGCAGGAAAAGGTTGAGGAGAGTAGAGAGAAGAATCCGGTGAGAAGGAGGAAAGATGAAGGTAGCGGTTTCATCGGGTGGGCCGGACCTGGACAGCGCGGTTGATCCCCGCTTCGGACGCTGCGCCTACCTCATATTCGTGGACACGGAGAACATGCAACACGAGGCGGTATCCAATCCCAACGTGGGAGCAGGGGGAGGCGCGGGCATAAGCACGGCCCAGATGGTGGTGGACAAGGGGGCACGGGCCGTGCTCACCGGAAACGTCGGGCCTAACGCCTTCGGCGTCCTGAGCCAGGCGGGAATATCCGTCTACACGGGGATAAGCGGCACGGTGAGGGAGGCGGTCGAGGCGTTGCAATCGGGGAGCGTGAGCTCCACTTCCTCTCCCACGGTGGGAGGACATTTCGGCATGCAACCGCCCGCGGCATATCCAGGCGCCGGCGGACCTGGTCCTACGCCTTTCTACCCGGGAGGCGTCGCCGGACCCGGCTACACCGGTGCCGGCATGGGTCCCGGCGGAGGCTGGGGAGGCGGGCGCGGGCGCCGCGGAGGCCGCGGCTGTGGAGGTGGCAGGCGTTGGTGATCGCCGTGGCCAGCGGCAAAGGCGGTACCGGCAAGACGCTGGTGGCCGTGAACCTGGCCCTGGCCCTGGCGCGGGAAGGCCGCGAGGTCCAGCTCATAGATTGTGACGTGGAGGAACCGAATGATCATCTCTTCCTCACACCCGAGATGTACGCATCGCGGAGGGTGGAGCTGACGGTCCCTCGCGTGGACCACGAGAGCTGCGACCTCTGCCGCGCGTGCGTGGATTTCTGCGCCTATCACGCCCTGGCCCTGGCGGGAGGCCGCGTCATGGTCTTCGACGAGCTATGCCACGCGTGCGGGGGATGTTCCCTTCTCTGCCCGCAAAAGGCCATACGGGAGGAGCCCGTGCCCATCGGCAGGATAGAGTGCGGCCAGGTCAAGGCGGGGGAGGGTGGGGGCAAGGACATCCGCTTCCGCCACGGGATCCTGGATATCGGGGAGCCAAAGGCGACCCCCATCACCCGGGAGTTGAAAAAGGAGCTTCACGGGCCGGCGATAACCATCCTGGACGGCGGGCCGGGCACGGGTTGTCCGGTCATGGAAACGGTGCGCGGTTGTGACTACTGCGTGCTGATGACGGAACCCACCCAGTTCGGCCTGCATGACCTGCGCATGGCCCTGGACATGGCGAGAGAACTGGGCGTGCCTTACGGGGTGGTCATCAACAAGTACGTGCTGGGAGGCGGCGGCATGGACACGTGGTGCGCCGAGAACGGGATCCCCGTTCTTCTCCGCATCCCCTACAAAAGGGAGTATGCATCCCTTTATTCCCGGGGGCTTAACCTGGTCGAGGAGCTTCCGGCATGGGGCGAGCGCTTCCTGCGCGTTTACCGGGAGATCGAAGCGAGCGTGGGGGCGAGAAAGGTGGGGACATGATGTTACCCGGCTTTTCGGCCTTTCCCCGCGCGGGGAGAACCTTGGGCGCAGGACTTGCAGCGGCTTCCCCGATGCGCGTGGAAGGAGGAGAGGGCGAGCGACGGGGCGAGTACAGGAACCATGGAGGCTGGTTCGGATGAAACAACTGGTCGTCTTGAGCGGCAAGGGGGGCACGGGAAAGACCACCGTGGCTGCGGCCCTGGCGCAGCTGGCGGGAAGGTCACTGATCGCCGACTGCGACGTGGAAGCCCCCAACCTGCACCTGGTCTTGAAGCCCAGCGTGACCAGGGCTTACACGCTGAAGGTATCAAGCAAGGCGGAGATCGACCCCGAAAAATGCGACCGGTGCGGCATATGCGAGGATTCATGCAGGTTCGAGGCCATCCGCGCCTTCCGGGTGGACCCCTATGCCTGCGAGGGATGCGGCCTCTGCGCGCGGCTGTGCCCCGTTCAGGCGGTGGAGCTCGTGGAGCGGGAGGGCGCGGAGGTCCTCCTGGGCGAAACGCCGTACGGGCCGCTGGTATGGGCTCGCCTCGCCGTGGGAGAGGAGGCCTCGGGTAAGGTGGTCTCCCAAGTGCGCATGGAGGCGCAGGCACTGGCCGCCGAGAAGGGCTACGACCTGCTTGTAGTGGACGGCTCGCCGGGAATAGGATGCCCGGTGATCGCCTCCGTGACCGGGGCAGATCTCGCACTCATGGTGGCCGAGCCCACCCTCTCCGGCCGTCACGACCTGCTGCGAGCCCTGCAGACCGCTTCCTTTTTCCGCATACCCTCACTGGTATGCATAAACAAGTGCGACATCAACGTGGAGGAGGCGAAGAGGATCAGGGATGCCAGCACCGCCATGGGAGTGGAGGTGGTGGCGGAGATCCCTTATCTTGAAGAACTCGCCGAGGCCGCGCGCCTTTCCATGTTACCCCTGGAAGCAGCGAACGGTGATATCGCCGCGCTCTTCCGACAACTATTCGAGAGGGTCATGGAAAGGATGGACGCTCGCGCCACCCCTCCGAAAAGTTAGTTTGACATTTGCTCTTTTTACGGAGCAACATATACGAGACGAGGAAGTCCGGGATCGTTCAGGATAGGGAGAACCTCAGGGGCCGCGCGGCTCCCGGTTCATCTCAGAAGAGACTTGAAAAGGAGGCAACCGATGTTGATCTGCGTAGCTGCCGAGCAGGGAAAGGTCTGTGCGCATTTCGGCCATTGCGAGGAGTTCGCCATCTTCGAGGCGGAGGGAGGGGAGGTAAGACTTCGCGAGTATATGCCCAACCCCGGCCACGCTCCCGGCACACTCCCCCCCATGCTGAAGGACTGGGGGGTGACCCACGTGATAGCCGGCGGCATGGGCAACCGGGCAGTGGCCCTCTTCCGGTCCATGGGAATCGAGGTCGTCACGGGCGCTCAGGGTGAGCTCGAGGAGATCGCCCGGGCATTCGTCCGCGGAGACCTGGTCACGGAGGAGAACGTCTGCGACCACTCCGGTGAGCACGGGGCCGGTCACTGCCACTGAAGCGTCGAGGTGGGGCGATACGAACCGCTTAACCTTACTCGTGTCGATATTTAAGGGCCTGCGGCCGAGGACGCCCTTTTGACACGGCGCCTGTAACGCTCTGCCCGCGAAGCCATCCACGCCTTCCTTGCCCGCTTCCGAGTCTTTCCGGCTTACAGGATTTTACGGTGTATTTCGCGCTTGAAGTGCAGCGTTCATTTTCGGGATGCAACAAGCGCGCCTGGAGCTCGTGCCGGAGCCCTTGCTCCACGCCGGGCGACTTCCTCCTGGCGGTGTATATGGGCCTTATTCCGCGGCGGTCTTTATCTTCCCGTAATACGACTCGGCGAGGTATACGGGCTGCAGGGGGCAATGCCCGGTGACCCTGTCCTTGGTGGCCAGCACGGTGGTGAGCACCCTGGTGGTGGCGATGAAAATGGAGTCGTGGCCCACGCATAATCCCAGGAGGATGTTCAGCTGGGAGCCCTCTCTTTCCAGCACCAGGGCCTGGGCGGCGGGGTTGCAGGCTCCCTCGTAGGTGCCCGGGTTGATCTTCTCCTCGTCCCTCACGCCGAATCTTTCCTTGGAAATCCCTCCCAGCTTGCAGCAGACCGCGACCACTTCGAACCCGCGGCTTTCCAGGATGTCGGCCAGGGTCGCCGCCTCCTTGCGCAACCCCACGCAAAAGGCGATCCCCAGCTTCTGCAATCCCAGCCTCCGCGCGAAGTCGATCATCTCCTCCACCCTGGTCTTGCGACAGTAATTGACGCCCTCCACCACCGAGGAAACGCGGGCAACCTCTGAAAGCTCCCCGCGGATCAGGTTCTCGCTCTCTTCTTCTATCTCCTCCTTGTACACGACGGAGGGGCAGAAGGCGGGGGCATGGTCGAAGACGTTCAGGTAGCATAGCGGGGCCGCGCAAGCGGTGCATTTTACGGGCTT
Coding sequences within:
- a CDS encoding M28 family peptidase, with translation MAEGERYADYMYGLIDRVMKEIGPRESCSEQERRLGALFAEEVRPACHDVHMEKFTCSPKAFLGFFPYLVAGYLAALALYFVLPPLSLIMTALGVGVLYFELIRYREMIDPLFRKREGENVVAVIRPSGEARRRFIVSAHLDSAYEFKVWYWLKGASVPAMILAFAAPLLLLGASLARTLAGSTGFPDSTAFRVLGYVCLGFVPVILPFAFFHTGDVVPGAMDDMAGVSVLAGLAKYLGESREGGGFYPRNTEVVLLALSCEEAGLRGARRYAAAHRRELLSLPTHAVFLDGIYDERYLTVFRRELWCGAKMDPYLVELAREAAEANGYPVKTMVMAVGASDASAFAREGIPSVSICCQDAGRLVPHYHTRLDTIDKVRPQSLAVSLQVVQDMLRRLDGS
- a CDS encoding NAD(P)/FAD-dependent oxidoreductase, which gives rise to MGTRYGMRKYKVIVVGGGPAGSLIAISLLRLRPELAGDVVILEARRFPRTKICGGGVSGRVTARLEELEIDLEKLPRRLVSGFTVCYGSERYYPSFGNDRCFITRRSLLDDMLLREAGERGAEVRTDAPVRGAYRERKGVAVVLRDGELCRGEVLVGADGVNGPSRTWFGLPPRGQKYLLLQADLPVAPEVAGLGERMVLDFSPPLHGVLGYAWFFPSLDECGNPVINTGISGGRFARGGAAELRQAYFAVLRNHPELAGALAGGVDFRAYPERAYTPLQAAAAERVLFVGEQLGVDPFNGEGLAICADSAAAAARCIVRALESGDFSFRSYGRELMSGSFFPLYLVGRLYWPLERISKPNFFLSLSTRERPRGDINILDIYARVFSGALPARHLYTAGFWADAFRDIAWEARRRIF
- a CDS encoding Mrp/NBP35 family ATP-binding protein; the encoded protein is MEGRKPDPLAGQAGEAHAGIGRFLAVMSGKGGVGKSSLTAMLAAGMQRKGMAVGVLDADITGPSIPRIMGVRGRVWVEDGKMKPPLSAGGIQVMSANLILEREDDALIWRGPMVSSAIRQFWEETAWGNLDYLLIDLPPGTSDAPLTIVQMLPATDVLIVTSPQVLASMIVRKAINMARRVGARVIGVVENMGEARCPHCGETFELFRGDGTDQMVREMGLPLLGKIPYDPRIGELCDHGAVEIYESEAVNALVSAVLEISGG
- a CDS encoding NifB/NifX family molybdenum-iron cluster-binding protein — encoded protein: MKVAVSSGGPDLDSAVDPRFGRCAYLIFVDTENMQHEAVSNPNVGAGGGAGISTAQMVVDKGARAVLTGNVGPNAFGVLSQAGISVYTGISGTVREAVEALQSGSVSSTSSPTVGGHFGMQPPAAYPGAGGPGPTPFYPGGVAGPGYTGAGMGPGGGWGGGRGRRGGRGCGGGRRW
- a CDS encoding ATP-binding protein — its product is MVIAVASGKGGTGKTLVAVNLALALAREGREVQLIDCDVEEPNDHLFLTPEMYASRRVELTVPRVDHESCDLCRACVDFCAYHALALAGGRVMVFDELCHACGGCSLLCPQKAIREEPVPIGRIECGQVKAGEGGGKDIRFRHGILDIGEPKATPITRELKKELHGPAITILDGGPGTGCPVMETVRGCDYCVLMTEPTQFGLHDLRMALDMARELGVPYGVVINKYVLGGGGMDTWCAENGIPVLLRIPYKREYASLYSRGLNLVEELPAWGERFLRVYREIEASVGARKVGT
- a CDS encoding ATP-binding protein, with the translated sequence MKQLVVLSGKGGTGKTTVAAALAQLAGRSLIADCDVEAPNLHLVLKPSVTRAYTLKVSSKAEIDPEKCDRCGICEDSCRFEAIRAFRVDPYACEGCGLCARLCPVQAVELVEREGAEVLLGETPYGPLVWARLAVGEEASGKVVSQVRMEAQALAAEKGYDLLVVDGSPGIGCPVIASVTGADLALMVAEPTLSGRHDLLRALQTASFFRIPSLVCINKCDINVEEAKRIRDASTAMGVEVVAEIPYLEELAEAARLSMLPLEAANGDIAALFRQLFERVMERMDARATPPKS
- a CDS encoding NifB/NifX family molybdenum-iron cluster-binding protein, giving the protein MLICVAAEQGKVCAHFGHCEEFAIFEAEGGEVRLREYMPNPGHAPGTLPPMLKDWGVTHVIAGGMGNRAVALFRSMGIEVVTGAQGELEEIARAFVRGDLVTEENVCDHSGEHGAGHCH
- a CDS encoding DUF1847 domain-containing protein, which produces MKKPVKCTACAAPLCYLNVFDHAPAFCPSVVYKEEIEEESENLIRGELSEVARVSSVVEGVNYCRKTRVEEMIDFARRLGLQKLGIAFCVGLRKEAATLADILESRGFEVVAVCCKLGGISKERFGVRDEEKINPGTYEGACNPAAQALVLEREGSQLNILLGLCVGHDSIFIATTRVLTTVLATKDRVTGHCPLQPVYLAESYYGKIKTAAE